In a single window of the Balearica regulorum gibbericeps isolate bBalReg1 chromosome 7, bBalReg1.pri, whole genome shotgun sequence genome:
- the LOC142602497 gene encoding homeobox protein VENTX-like: MTKAPFSVEWLSQSSQALKSPTEGSPHRPSSAGHRPGSGSSPGLSERSKEQSARARRGGRSRERLAAPSAAGAGGRPWGEEQPPPEGGPECSCPEEPGSRGGRRLRTAFSAEQLSTLESSFQRQQYLGAAERRKLAGRMRLSEVQIKTWFQNRRMKLKRQLQELRTEPFCSSPLPYGPQSGVVPLPLTYVARPPPLPRQGVASGGFTLAALPAPTLDLSSACRAQPVGFWAAPCFVGYRDPKAFLLGV; the protein is encoded by the exons ATGACCAAGGCCCCTTTCTCTGTGGAGTGGCTGTCCCAGAGCAGCCAAGCCCTCAAGAGCCCCACCGAGGGCTCTCCACACAGACCATCTTCCGCGGGCCACCGGCCAGGCTCCGGCTCCAGCCCCGGCTTGAGCGAGCGGAGCAAGGAGCAGTCCGCTAGGGccaggagaggaggcaggagcagggagcgCTTGGCGGCCCCCTCCGCTGCAG GAGCAGGCGGGCGACCGTGGGGCGAGGAGCAGCCCCCGCCGGAGGGGGGTCCCGAGTGCTCCTGCCCCGAGGAGCCCGGCAGCAGGGGCGGGCGGCGGCTGCGCACGGCCTTCAGCGCCgagcagctcagcaccctgGAGAGCTCCTTCCAGAGGCAGCAGTACCTGGGGGCCGCCGAGCGCCGCAAGCTGGCCGGCAGGATGCGGCTCTCCGAGGTGCAG aTCAAGACCTGGTTTCAGAACCGCCGGATGAAGCTCAAGCGGCAACTGCAGGAGCTGAGGACGGAGCCTTTCTGCAGCTCCCCTCTCCCTTACGGACCTCAGAGCGGCGTTGTGCCCTTGCCGCTCACGTACGTGGCCCGGCCACCACCTCTGCCCCGGCAAGGGGTTGCCTCTGGGGGCTTCACCTTGGCGGCGCTGCCGGCACCCACCCTGGACCTCAGCAGCgcctgcagagcacagcctgTGGGCTTTTGGGCAGCACCCTGCTTTGTGGGGTACAGAGATCCCAAAGCTTTCTTGCTGGGTGTCTGA
- the LOC142602498 gene encoding homeobox protein vent1-like, producing MNQTELPLAQTKPHGVRPHICCAPPPRAPASLGSTPLLGRAEPRPRGARPSQPTHSEPCAAERGRDSPREPTEAYPSEPAPDGGWLSADESSGYESESTGGDRAAAAGTCGRQRRARTAFTSEQVCRLEKTFQRQKYLGASERRKLAAALQLSEVQIKTWFQNRRMKLKRQIQDHQHSLVSPAPLYSYPPGTPPALFQDGLHYPFAPQHQRLLPFTPVPAVQFSFSFPRYDASQSTYCFMANELPYCHQRFLPHPSFHPVIQNKMDKQCQPLYAL from the exons ATGAACCAGACCGAACTCCCTTTGGCACAGACCAAGCCCCACGGGGTCAGACCCCACATCTGCTGcgcgccccctccccgcgcccccGCTTCGCTCGGCAGTACCCCCCTCCTGGGCAGAGCCGAGCCCCGACCGCGGGGGGCGCGGCCGAGCCAGCCCACGCACAGCGAGCCCTGCGCAGCGGAGCGGGGCCGAGACAGTCCCCGGGAGCCCACCGAGGCGTATCCGTCAGAGCCAG CCCCCGACGGCGGCTGGCTGAGCGCCGACGAGTCCTCGGGCTACGAGAGCGAGAGCACGGGCGGGGACCGtgccgcggcggcggggaccTGCGGGCGGCAGCGACGGGCACGGACCGCCTTCACCTCGGAGCAGGTCTGCcggctggaaaagaccttccAGCGCCAGAAGTACCTGGGAGCCTCGGAGCGGAGGAAGCTGGCGGCTGCCTTGCAGCTCTCGGAGGTCCAG atCAAGACCTGGTTTCAGAACCGGAGGATGAAACTGAAGAGGCAGATACAGGACCACCAGCACAGTCTCGTGTCTCCTGCTCCACTCTACAGCTaccccccagggaccccaccAGCCCTGTTTCAGGATGGTCTCCACTACCCCTTTGCTCCACAGCACCAGAGACTCCTGCCTTTTACCCCTGTGCCTGCTGTGCAGTTCAGCTTCTCCTTTCCCAGATACGATGCATCGCAAAGCACCTACTGCTTTATGGCAAATGAGCTGCCATACTGCCATCAGCGCTTTCTTCCTCATCCTTCTTTCCATCCAGTTATCCAGAACAAAATGGACAAGCAGTGCCAACCTCTGTATGCATTAtag